One window of the Eucalyptus grandis isolate ANBG69807.140 chromosome 8, ASM1654582v1, whole genome shotgun sequence genome contains the following:
- the LOC104416185 gene encoding uncharacterized protein LOC104416185 produces MVVVSFESRSGFSSVKPIGRETLQNEAFPCDSASDFDAQIEEWPFLTSPTYADAQAIQGTVKKKEEEVKKLQKKKSQVLLEGYVEAADEDDLVRTKSLTDEDLDELKGCLDLGFGFSYDEIPELCNTLPALELCYSMSQKFQLDDHQKSPERSAPPSSVTESPPAAAASPIASWKISSPGDHPEDVKARLKFWAQTVACTVRLCS; encoded by the exons atggtaGTCGTTTCTTTCGAATCTAGATCTGGGTTTTCTTCGGTCAAGCCAATTGGCCGAGAAACCCTGCAGAACGAGGCCTTCCCGTGCGACTCGGCGTCGGACTTCGATGCCCAGATCGAGGAATGGCCGTTCTTGACCTCCCCCACCTACGCCGACGCGCAAGCGATCCAGGGCACCGttaagaagaaggaggaggaggtgaagaagctgcagaagaagaagagccagGTGTTGCTGGAGGGGTACGTGGAGGCGGCGGACGAGGACGACCTGGTGCGGACCAAGAGCTTGACGGACGAGGACCTTGACGAGCTCAAAGGGTGCTTGGATCTCGGCTTCGGGTTCAGCTACGACGAGATTCCCGAGCTCTGCAACACCTTGCCCGCCCTCGAGCTGTGCTACTCGATGAGCCAGAAGTTCCAGCTCGACGACCACCAGAAGTCGCCGGAGAGATCCGCCCCGCCGTCGTCCGTGACGGAGTCCCCTCCGGCCGCGGCCGCCAGCCCCATCGCCAGCTGGAAGATCTCTAGCCCTG GTGATCATCCTGAAGATGTTAAAGCAAGACTCAAGTTTTGGGCTCAAACCGTCGCTTGCACAGTTAGATTATGCAGCTAA